In one Musa acuminata AAA Group cultivar baxijiao chromosome BXJ2-5, Cavendish_Baxijiao_AAA, whole genome shotgun sequence genomic region, the following are encoded:
- the LOC103985208 gene encoding TOM1-like protein 3 isoform X7, protein MATAAAFADRATSDALIGPDWAINMELCDIINMDPGQGKDALKILKKRLGSKNPKIQLLALFPDLSVREKILVLIDTWQEAFGGAGGKYTQYHAAYQELRATGVEFPPRTENTAAIFTPQTHPVPYQPATSIYENMALESSLQSDVSAFSLQDIQNARGIADVLSEMLNALDPKNPEDLRQEVIVDLVEQCHSYKKHVMLLVNSTGDEELLFQGLALNDDIQLVLERHDNMSKGTAPSVRAPVASPVPLVNVIYEADQLEDDFSELSLRTSRDNATAHGRKASTAKSRSPFLPPPQPSKPISTDASRVNYSSGDVFRSEQALDAPADPPVPPATLSPVIPSASAPSLESDELPRYDEPIQAAKFSTDQLPKVPREHQPSGLLPPPPSKYGQRQQFFEQQKHGLSGGDSGVSFNGSLDQNRSLYSNQENTSLGPKHDQQHLEGQNVSPSTKQMKPEDALFKDLVDFAKAKSSSPTKPSNSHRTR, encoded by the exons ATGGCTACCGCTGCGGCGTTTGCGGATCGGGCGACGAGCGATGCGTTGATTGGTCCAGACTGGGCGATCAACATGGAGTTGTGCGACATTATCAATATGGATCCTGG ACAGGGCAAGGATGCACTCAAAATACTGAAGAAGCGCCTcggaagcaagaaccctaaaatccAACTTCTGGCACTTTTT CCAGATTTAAGTGTAAGAGAGAAGATATTAGTGCTGATAGATACATGGCAGGAAGCTTTTGGAGGAGCAGGAGGAAAATATACCCAATATCATGCTGCATACCAAGAACTTAGG GCCACGGGAGTTGAGTTCCCACCTCGTACAGAAAACACTGCAGCAATTTTTACTCCTCAAACGCACCCAGTACCATATCAACCTGCTACATCAATATATGAAAACATGGCTTTAGAATCTTCACTTCAATCTGATGTTTCTGCTTTCAG CTTGCAAGATATCCAGAATGCTCGAGGAATAGCAGATGTGTTATCTGAGATGCTCAATGCATTGGATCCCAAGAACCCAGAG GACTTAAGACAAGAAGTTATTGTTGACCTTGTTGAACAGTGCCATTCTTATAAAAAGCATGTCATGCTTCTCGTGAATAGTACTGG GGATGAAGAGCTGCTTTTTCAAGGTCTGGCACTGAATGATGACATTCAGCTTGTACTTGAACGACATGATAATATGTCGAAGGGAACTGCTCCAAGTGTCAGGGCCCCAGTTGCTTCACCTGTACCTCTTGTTAATGTAATCTATGAGGCTGATCAGCTTGAGGATGATTTCTCCGAGCTATCTCTCAG GACTTCAAGAGATAATGCAACAGCACATGGTCGGAAAGCTTCTACCGCCAAAAGTCGAAGCCCTTTTCTTCCTCCACCTCAACCATCAAAGCCAATCAGCACAGACGCAAGCAGAGTAAATTATTCAAGTGGTGATGTTTTCAGATCAGAACAAGCACTGGATGCTCCTGCTGACCCACCTGTGCCACCTGCTACTTTATCACCTGTCATCCCTTCTGCTTCAGCTCCATCTTTGGAGTCTGATGAACTGCCCAGGTATGATGAACCTATTCAAGCAGCAAAATTCAGCACAGACCAACTTCCAAAGGTTCCTCGGGAACATCAGCCTTCTGGTTTATTACCACCTCCCCCATCAAAATACGGCCAAAGACAGCAGTTCTTTGAGCAGCAGAAGCATGGCTTATCTGGTGGTGACTCTGGTGTATCTTTCAATGGATCGTTAGATCAAAACCGGAGCCTCTATTCTAATCAAGAAAATACCAGTTTGGGCCCAAAACATGATCAACAACATTTGGAAGGGCAGAACGTGTCACCATCAACCAAACAAATGAAACCTGAGGATGCACTCTTCAAAGATTTGGTTGACTTTGCAAAGGCCAAATCATCTTCACCAACCAAACCGTCCAACAGTCATAGAACACGCTAA
- the LOC103985208 gene encoding TOM1-like protein 4 isoform X4: protein MATAAAFADRATSDALIGPDWAINMELCDIINMDPGQGKDALKILKKRLGSKNPKIQLLALFVLETLSKNCGDNVHQQIVKRDILHEMVRIVKKKPDLSVREKILVLIDTWQEAFGGAGGKYTQYHAAYQELRATGVEFPPRTENTAAIFTPQTHPVPYQPATSIYENMALESSLQSDVSAFSLQDIQNARGIADVLSEMLNALDPKNPEDLRQEVIVDLVEQCHSYKKHVMLLVNSTGDEELLFQGLALNDDIQLVLERHDNMSKGTAPSVRAPVASPVPLVNVIYEADQLEDDFSELSLRTSRDNATAHGRKASTAKSRSPFLPPPQPSKPISTDASRVNYSSGDVFRSEQALDAPADPPVPPATLSPVIPSASAPSLESDELPRYDEPIQAAKFSTDQLPKVPREHQPSGLLPPPPSKYGQRQQFFEQQKHGLSGGDSGVSFNGSLDQNRSLYSNQENTSLGPKHDQQHLEGQNVSPSTKQMKPEDALFKDLVDFAKAKSSSPTKPSNSHRTR, encoded by the exons ATGGCTACCGCTGCGGCGTTTGCGGATCGGGCGACGAGCGATGCGTTGATTGGTCCAGACTGGGCGATCAACATGGAGTTGTGCGACATTATCAATATGGATCCTGG ACAGGGCAAGGATGCACTCAAAATACTGAAGAAGCGCCTcggaagcaagaaccctaaaatccAACTTCTGGCACTTTTT GTGCTAGAAACCCTAAGCAAAAATTGCGGAGACAATGTTCACCAGCAAATTGTCAAGCGGGATATTTTACATGAAATGGTTAGAATAGTGAAGAAGAAA CCAGATTTAAGTGTAAGAGAGAAGATATTAGTGCTGATAGATACATGGCAGGAAGCTTTTGGAGGAGCAGGAGGAAAATATACCCAATATCATGCTGCATACCAAGAACTTAGG GCCACGGGAGTTGAGTTCCCACCTCGTACAGAAAACACTGCAGCAATTTTTACTCCTCAAACGCACCCAGTACCATATCAACCTGCTACATCAATATATGAAAACATGGCTTTAGAATCTTCACTTCAATCTGATGTTTCTGCTTTCAG CTTGCAAGATATCCAGAATGCTCGAGGAATAGCAGATGTGTTATCTGAGATGCTCAATGCATTGGATCCCAAGAACCCAGAG GACTTAAGACAAGAAGTTATTGTTGACCTTGTTGAACAGTGCCATTCTTATAAAAAGCATGTCATGCTTCTCGTGAATAGTACTGG GGATGAAGAGCTGCTTTTTCAAGGTCTGGCACTGAATGATGACATTCAGCTTGTACTTGAACGACATGATAATATGTCGAAGGGAACTGCTCCAAGTGTCAGGGCCCCAGTTGCTTCACCTGTACCTCTTGTTAATGTAATCTATGAGGCTGATCAGCTTGAGGATGATTTCTCCGAGCTATCTCTCAG GACTTCAAGAGATAATGCAACAGCACATGGTCGGAAAGCTTCTACCGCCAAAAGTCGAAGCCCTTTTCTTCCTCCACCTCAACCATCAAAGCCAATCAGCACAGACGCAAGCAGAGTAAATTATTCAAGTGGTGATGTTTTCAGATCAGAACAAGCACTGGATGCTCCTGCTGACCCACCTGTGCCACCTGCTACTTTATCACCTGTCATCCCTTCTGCTTCAGCTCCATCTTTGGAGTCTGATGAACTGCCCAGGTATGATGAACCTATTCAAGCAGCAAAATTCAGCACAGACCAACTTCCAAAGGTTCCTCGGGAACATCAGCCTTCTGGTTTATTACCACCTCCCCCATCAAAATACGGCCAAAGACAGCAGTTCTTTGAGCAGCAGAAGCATGGCTTATCTGGTGGTGACTCTGGTGTATCTTTCAATGGATCGTTAGATCAAAACCGGAGCCTCTATTCTAATCAAGAAAATACCAGTTTGGGCCCAAAACATGATCAACAACATTTGGAAGGGCAGAACGTGTCACCATCAACCAAACAAATGAAACCTGAGGATGCACTCTTCAAAGATTTGGTTGACTTTGCAAAGGCCAAATCATCTTCACCAACCAAACCGTCCAACAGTCATAGAACACGCTAA
- the LOC103985208 gene encoding TOM1-like protein 3 isoform X5, producing the protein MALLVVQTSPPPFGRSCVVLDPLTTTAVTTKTGRFAMATAAAFADRATSDALIGPDWAINMELCDIINMDPGQGKDALKILKKRLGSKNPKIQLLALFEAFGGAGGKYTQYHAAYQELRATGVEFPPRTENTAAIFTPQTHPVPYQPATSIYENMALESSLQSDVSAFSLQDIQNARGIADVLSEMLNALDPKNPEDLRQEVIVDLVEQCHSYKKHVMLLVNSTGDEELLFQGLALNDDIQLVLERHDNMSKGTAPSVRAPVASPVPLVNVIYEADQLEDDFSELSLRTSRDNATAHGRKASTAKSRSPFLPPPQPSKPISTDASRVNYSSGDVFRSEQALDAPADPPVPPATLSPVIPSASAPSLESDELPRYDEPIQAAKFSTDQLPKVPREHQPSGLLPPPPSKYGQRQQFFEQQKHGLSGGDSGVSFNGSLDQNRSLYSNQENTSLGPKHDQQHLEGQNVSPSTKQMKPEDALFKDLVDFAKAKSSSPTKPSNSHRTR; encoded by the exons ATGGCTCTACTTGTCGTTCAAACCAGCCCTCCTCCTTTTGGCCGCTCTTGTGTGGTGTTGGATCCATTGACAACTACTGCTGTAACCACAAAGACTG GTCGGTTTGCGATGGCTACCGCTGCGGCGTTTGCGGATCGGGCGACGAGCGATGCGTTGATTGGTCCAGACTGGGCGATCAACATGGAGTTGTGCGACATTATCAATATGGATCCTGG ACAGGGCAAGGATGCACTCAAAATACTGAAGAAGCGCCTcggaagcaagaaccctaaaatccAACTTCTGGCACTTTTT GAAGCTTTTGGAGGAGCAGGAGGAAAATATACCCAATATCATGCTGCATACCAAGAACTTAGG GCCACGGGAGTTGAGTTCCCACCTCGTACAGAAAACACTGCAGCAATTTTTACTCCTCAAACGCACCCAGTACCATATCAACCTGCTACATCAATATATGAAAACATGGCTTTAGAATCTTCACTTCAATCTGATGTTTCTGCTTTCAG CTTGCAAGATATCCAGAATGCTCGAGGAATAGCAGATGTGTTATCTGAGATGCTCAATGCATTGGATCCCAAGAACCCAGAG GACTTAAGACAAGAAGTTATTGTTGACCTTGTTGAACAGTGCCATTCTTATAAAAAGCATGTCATGCTTCTCGTGAATAGTACTGG GGATGAAGAGCTGCTTTTTCAAGGTCTGGCACTGAATGATGACATTCAGCTTGTACTTGAACGACATGATAATATGTCGAAGGGAACTGCTCCAAGTGTCAGGGCCCCAGTTGCTTCACCTGTACCTCTTGTTAATGTAATCTATGAGGCTGATCAGCTTGAGGATGATTTCTCCGAGCTATCTCTCAG GACTTCAAGAGATAATGCAACAGCACATGGTCGGAAAGCTTCTACCGCCAAAAGTCGAAGCCCTTTTCTTCCTCCACCTCAACCATCAAAGCCAATCAGCACAGACGCAAGCAGAGTAAATTATTCAAGTGGTGATGTTTTCAGATCAGAACAAGCACTGGATGCTCCTGCTGACCCACCTGTGCCACCTGCTACTTTATCACCTGTCATCCCTTCTGCTTCAGCTCCATCTTTGGAGTCTGATGAACTGCCCAGGTATGATGAACCTATTCAAGCAGCAAAATTCAGCACAGACCAACTTCCAAAGGTTCCTCGGGAACATCAGCCTTCTGGTTTATTACCACCTCCCCCATCAAAATACGGCCAAAGACAGCAGTTCTTTGAGCAGCAGAAGCATGGCTTATCTGGTGGTGACTCTGGTGTATCTTTCAATGGATCGTTAGATCAAAACCGGAGCCTCTATTCTAATCAAGAAAATACCAGTTTGGGCCCAAAACATGATCAACAACATTTGGAAGGGCAGAACGTGTCACCATCAACCAAACAAATGAAACCTGAGGATGCACTCTTCAAAGATTTGGTTGACTTTGCAAAGGCCAAATCATCTTCACCAACCAAACCGTCCAACAGTCATAGAACACGCTAA
- the LOC103985208 gene encoding TOM1-like protein 4 isoform X2, whose amino-acid sequence MALLVVQTSPPPFGRSCVVLDPLTTTAVTTKTGRFAMATAAAFADRATSDALIGPDWAINMELCDIINMDPGQGKDALKILKKRLGSKNPKIQLLALFVLETLSKNCGDNVHQQIVKRDILHEMVRIVKKKEAFGGAGGKYTQYHAAYQELRATGVEFPPRTENTAAIFTPQTHPVPYQPATSIYENMALESSLQSDVSAFSLQDIQNARGIADVLSEMLNALDPKNPEDLRQEVIVDLVEQCHSYKKHVMLLVNSTGDEELLFQGLALNDDIQLVLERHDNMSKGTAPSVRAPVASPVPLVNVIYEADQLEDDFSELSLRTSRDNATAHGRKASTAKSRSPFLPPPQPSKPISTDASRVNYSSGDVFRSEQALDAPADPPVPPATLSPVIPSASAPSLESDELPRYDEPIQAAKFSTDQLPKVPREHQPSGLLPPPPSKYGQRQQFFEQQKHGLSGGDSGVSFNGSLDQNRSLYSNQENTSLGPKHDQQHLEGQNVSPSTKQMKPEDALFKDLVDFAKAKSSSPTKPSNSHRTR is encoded by the exons ATGGCTCTACTTGTCGTTCAAACCAGCCCTCCTCCTTTTGGCCGCTCTTGTGTGGTGTTGGATCCATTGACAACTACTGCTGTAACCACAAAGACTG GTCGGTTTGCGATGGCTACCGCTGCGGCGTTTGCGGATCGGGCGACGAGCGATGCGTTGATTGGTCCAGACTGGGCGATCAACATGGAGTTGTGCGACATTATCAATATGGATCCTGG ACAGGGCAAGGATGCACTCAAAATACTGAAGAAGCGCCTcggaagcaagaaccctaaaatccAACTTCTGGCACTTTTT GTGCTAGAAACCCTAAGCAAAAATTGCGGAGACAATGTTCACCAGCAAATTGTCAAGCGGGATATTTTACATGAAATGGTTAGAATAGTGAAGAAGAAA GAAGCTTTTGGAGGAGCAGGAGGAAAATATACCCAATATCATGCTGCATACCAAGAACTTAGG GCCACGGGAGTTGAGTTCCCACCTCGTACAGAAAACACTGCAGCAATTTTTACTCCTCAAACGCACCCAGTACCATATCAACCTGCTACATCAATATATGAAAACATGGCTTTAGAATCTTCACTTCAATCTGATGTTTCTGCTTTCAG CTTGCAAGATATCCAGAATGCTCGAGGAATAGCAGATGTGTTATCTGAGATGCTCAATGCATTGGATCCCAAGAACCCAGAG GACTTAAGACAAGAAGTTATTGTTGACCTTGTTGAACAGTGCCATTCTTATAAAAAGCATGTCATGCTTCTCGTGAATAGTACTGG GGATGAAGAGCTGCTTTTTCAAGGTCTGGCACTGAATGATGACATTCAGCTTGTACTTGAACGACATGATAATATGTCGAAGGGAACTGCTCCAAGTGTCAGGGCCCCAGTTGCTTCACCTGTACCTCTTGTTAATGTAATCTATGAGGCTGATCAGCTTGAGGATGATTTCTCCGAGCTATCTCTCAG GACTTCAAGAGATAATGCAACAGCACATGGTCGGAAAGCTTCTACCGCCAAAAGTCGAAGCCCTTTTCTTCCTCCACCTCAACCATCAAAGCCAATCAGCACAGACGCAAGCAGAGTAAATTATTCAAGTGGTGATGTTTTCAGATCAGAACAAGCACTGGATGCTCCTGCTGACCCACCTGTGCCACCTGCTACTTTATCACCTGTCATCCCTTCTGCTTCAGCTCCATCTTTGGAGTCTGATGAACTGCCCAGGTATGATGAACCTATTCAAGCAGCAAAATTCAGCACAGACCAACTTCCAAAGGTTCCTCGGGAACATCAGCCTTCTGGTTTATTACCACCTCCCCCATCAAAATACGGCCAAAGACAGCAGTTCTTTGAGCAGCAGAAGCATGGCTTATCTGGTGGTGACTCTGGTGTATCTTTCAATGGATCGTTAGATCAAAACCGGAGCCTCTATTCTAATCAAGAAAATACCAGTTTGGGCCCAAAACATGATCAACAACATTTGGAAGGGCAGAACGTGTCACCATCAACCAAACAAATGAAACCTGAGGATGCACTCTTCAAAGATTTGGTTGACTTTGCAAAGGCCAAATCATCTTCACCAACCAAACCGTCCAACAGTCATAGAACACGCTAA
- the LOC103985208 gene encoding TOM1-like protein 3 isoform X6 yields the protein MALLVVQTSPPPFGRSCVVLDPLTTTAVTTKTGRFAMATAAAFADRATSDALIGPDWAINMELCDIINMDPGQGKDALKILKKRLGSKNPKIQLLALFVLETLSKNCGDNVHQQIVKRDILHEMVRIVKKKPDLSVREKILVLIDTWQEAFGGAGGKYTQYHAAYQELRATGVEFPPRTENTAAIFTPQTHPVPYQPATSIYENMALESSLQSDVSAFRDEELLFQGLALNDDIQLVLERHDNMSKGTAPSVRAPVASPVPLVNVIYEADQLEDDFSELSLRTSRDNATAHGRKASTAKSRSPFLPPPQPSKPISTDASRVNYSSGDVFRSEQALDAPADPPVPPATLSPVIPSASAPSLESDELPRYDEPIQAAKFSTDQLPKVPREHQPSGLLPPPPSKYGQRQQFFEQQKHGLSGGDSGVSFNGSLDQNRSLYSNQENTSLGPKHDQQHLEGQNVSPSTKQMKPEDALFKDLVDFAKAKSSSPTKPSNSHRTR from the exons ATGGCTCTACTTGTCGTTCAAACCAGCCCTCCTCCTTTTGGCCGCTCTTGTGTGGTGTTGGATCCATTGACAACTACTGCTGTAACCACAAAGACTG GTCGGTTTGCGATGGCTACCGCTGCGGCGTTTGCGGATCGGGCGACGAGCGATGCGTTGATTGGTCCAGACTGGGCGATCAACATGGAGTTGTGCGACATTATCAATATGGATCCTGG ACAGGGCAAGGATGCACTCAAAATACTGAAGAAGCGCCTcggaagcaagaaccctaaaatccAACTTCTGGCACTTTTT GTGCTAGAAACCCTAAGCAAAAATTGCGGAGACAATGTTCACCAGCAAATTGTCAAGCGGGATATTTTACATGAAATGGTTAGAATAGTGAAGAAGAAA CCAGATTTAAGTGTAAGAGAGAAGATATTAGTGCTGATAGATACATGGCAGGAAGCTTTTGGAGGAGCAGGAGGAAAATATACCCAATATCATGCTGCATACCAAGAACTTAGG GCCACGGGAGTTGAGTTCCCACCTCGTACAGAAAACACTGCAGCAATTTTTACTCCTCAAACGCACCCAGTACCATATCAACCTGCTACATCAATATATGAAAACATGGCTTTAGAATCTTCACTTCAATCTGATGTTTCTGCTTTCAG GGATGAAGAGCTGCTTTTTCAAGGTCTGGCACTGAATGATGACATTCAGCTTGTACTTGAACGACATGATAATATGTCGAAGGGAACTGCTCCAAGTGTCAGGGCCCCAGTTGCTTCACCTGTACCTCTTGTTAATGTAATCTATGAGGCTGATCAGCTTGAGGATGATTTCTCCGAGCTATCTCTCAG GACTTCAAGAGATAATGCAACAGCACATGGTCGGAAAGCTTCTACCGCCAAAAGTCGAAGCCCTTTTCTTCCTCCACCTCAACCATCAAAGCCAATCAGCACAGACGCAAGCAGAGTAAATTATTCAAGTGGTGATGTTTTCAGATCAGAACAAGCACTGGATGCTCCTGCTGACCCACCTGTGCCACCTGCTACTTTATCACCTGTCATCCCTTCTGCTTCAGCTCCATCTTTGGAGTCTGATGAACTGCCCAGGTATGATGAACCTATTCAAGCAGCAAAATTCAGCACAGACCAACTTCCAAAGGTTCCTCGGGAACATCAGCCTTCTGGTTTATTACCACCTCCCCCATCAAAATACGGCCAAAGACAGCAGTTCTTTGAGCAGCAGAAGCATGGCTTATCTGGTGGTGACTCTGGTGTATCTTTCAATGGATCGTTAGATCAAAACCGGAGCCTCTATTCTAATCAAGAAAATACCAGTTTGGGCCCAAAACATGATCAACAACATTTGGAAGGGCAGAACGTGTCACCATCAACCAAACAAATGAAACCTGAGGATGCACTCTTCAAAGATTTGGTTGACTTTGCAAAGGCCAAATCATCTTCACCAACCAAACCGTCCAACAGTCATAGAACACGCTAA
- the LOC103985208 gene encoding TOM1-like protein 3 isoform X3, which produces MALLVVQTSPPPFGRSCVVLDPLTTTAVTTKTGRFAMATAAAFADRATSDALIGPDWAINMELCDIINMDPGQGKDALKILKKRLGSKNPKIQLLALFPDLSVREKILVLIDTWQEAFGGAGGKYTQYHAAYQELRATGVEFPPRTENTAAIFTPQTHPVPYQPATSIYENMALESSLQSDVSAFSLQDIQNARGIADVLSEMLNALDPKNPEDLRQEVIVDLVEQCHSYKKHVMLLVNSTGDEELLFQGLALNDDIQLVLERHDNMSKGTAPSVRAPVASPVPLVNVIYEADQLEDDFSELSLRTSRDNATAHGRKASTAKSRSPFLPPPQPSKPISTDASRVNYSSGDVFRSEQALDAPADPPVPPATLSPVIPSASAPSLESDELPRYDEPIQAAKFSTDQLPKVPREHQPSGLLPPPPSKYGQRQQFFEQQKHGLSGGDSGVSFNGSLDQNRSLYSNQENTSLGPKHDQQHLEGQNVSPSTKQMKPEDALFKDLVDFAKAKSSSPTKPSNSHRTR; this is translated from the exons ATGGCTCTACTTGTCGTTCAAACCAGCCCTCCTCCTTTTGGCCGCTCTTGTGTGGTGTTGGATCCATTGACAACTACTGCTGTAACCACAAAGACTG GTCGGTTTGCGATGGCTACCGCTGCGGCGTTTGCGGATCGGGCGACGAGCGATGCGTTGATTGGTCCAGACTGGGCGATCAACATGGAGTTGTGCGACATTATCAATATGGATCCTGG ACAGGGCAAGGATGCACTCAAAATACTGAAGAAGCGCCTcggaagcaagaaccctaaaatccAACTTCTGGCACTTTTT CCAGATTTAAGTGTAAGAGAGAAGATATTAGTGCTGATAGATACATGGCAGGAAGCTTTTGGAGGAGCAGGAGGAAAATATACCCAATATCATGCTGCATACCAAGAACTTAGG GCCACGGGAGTTGAGTTCCCACCTCGTACAGAAAACACTGCAGCAATTTTTACTCCTCAAACGCACCCAGTACCATATCAACCTGCTACATCAATATATGAAAACATGGCTTTAGAATCTTCACTTCAATCTGATGTTTCTGCTTTCAG CTTGCAAGATATCCAGAATGCTCGAGGAATAGCAGATGTGTTATCTGAGATGCTCAATGCATTGGATCCCAAGAACCCAGAG GACTTAAGACAAGAAGTTATTGTTGACCTTGTTGAACAGTGCCATTCTTATAAAAAGCATGTCATGCTTCTCGTGAATAGTACTGG GGATGAAGAGCTGCTTTTTCAAGGTCTGGCACTGAATGATGACATTCAGCTTGTACTTGAACGACATGATAATATGTCGAAGGGAACTGCTCCAAGTGTCAGGGCCCCAGTTGCTTCACCTGTACCTCTTGTTAATGTAATCTATGAGGCTGATCAGCTTGAGGATGATTTCTCCGAGCTATCTCTCAG GACTTCAAGAGATAATGCAACAGCACATGGTCGGAAAGCTTCTACCGCCAAAAGTCGAAGCCCTTTTCTTCCTCCACCTCAACCATCAAAGCCAATCAGCACAGACGCAAGCAGAGTAAATTATTCAAGTGGTGATGTTTTCAGATCAGAACAAGCACTGGATGCTCCTGCTGACCCACCTGTGCCACCTGCTACTTTATCACCTGTCATCCCTTCTGCTTCAGCTCCATCTTTGGAGTCTGATGAACTGCCCAGGTATGATGAACCTATTCAAGCAGCAAAATTCAGCACAGACCAACTTCCAAAGGTTCCTCGGGAACATCAGCCTTCTGGTTTATTACCACCTCCCCCATCAAAATACGGCCAAAGACAGCAGTTCTTTGAGCAGCAGAAGCATGGCTTATCTGGTGGTGACTCTGGTGTATCTTTCAATGGATCGTTAGATCAAAACCGGAGCCTCTATTCTAATCAAGAAAATACCAGTTTGGGCCCAAAACATGATCAACAACATTTGGAAGGGCAGAACGTGTCACCATCAACCAAACAAATGAAACCTGAGGATGCACTCTTCAAAGATTTGGTTGACTTTGCAAAGGCCAAATCATCTTCACCAACCAAACCGTCCAACAGTCATAGAACACGCTAA
- the LOC103985208 gene encoding TOM1-like protein 4 isoform X1 produces the protein MALLVVQTSPPPFGRSCVVLDPLTTTAVTTKTGRFAMATAAAFADRATSDALIGPDWAINMELCDIINMDPGQGKDALKILKKRLGSKNPKIQLLALFVLETLSKNCGDNVHQQIVKRDILHEMVRIVKKKPDLSVREKILVLIDTWQEAFGGAGGKYTQYHAAYQELRATGVEFPPRTENTAAIFTPQTHPVPYQPATSIYENMALESSLQSDVSAFSLQDIQNARGIADVLSEMLNALDPKNPEDLRQEVIVDLVEQCHSYKKHVMLLVNSTGDEELLFQGLALNDDIQLVLERHDNMSKGTAPSVRAPVASPVPLVNVIYEADQLEDDFSELSLRTSRDNATAHGRKASTAKSRSPFLPPPQPSKPISTDASRVNYSSGDVFRSEQALDAPADPPVPPATLSPVIPSASAPSLESDELPRYDEPIQAAKFSTDQLPKVPREHQPSGLLPPPPSKYGQRQQFFEQQKHGLSGGDSGVSFNGSLDQNRSLYSNQENTSLGPKHDQQHLEGQNVSPSTKQMKPEDALFKDLVDFAKAKSSSPTKPSNSHRTR, from the exons ATGGCTCTACTTGTCGTTCAAACCAGCCCTCCTCCTTTTGGCCGCTCTTGTGTGGTGTTGGATCCATTGACAACTACTGCTGTAACCACAAAGACTG GTCGGTTTGCGATGGCTACCGCTGCGGCGTTTGCGGATCGGGCGACGAGCGATGCGTTGATTGGTCCAGACTGGGCGATCAACATGGAGTTGTGCGACATTATCAATATGGATCCTGG ACAGGGCAAGGATGCACTCAAAATACTGAAGAAGCGCCTcggaagcaagaaccctaaaatccAACTTCTGGCACTTTTT GTGCTAGAAACCCTAAGCAAAAATTGCGGAGACAATGTTCACCAGCAAATTGTCAAGCGGGATATTTTACATGAAATGGTTAGAATAGTGAAGAAGAAA CCAGATTTAAGTGTAAGAGAGAAGATATTAGTGCTGATAGATACATGGCAGGAAGCTTTTGGAGGAGCAGGAGGAAAATATACCCAATATCATGCTGCATACCAAGAACTTAGG GCCACGGGAGTTGAGTTCCCACCTCGTACAGAAAACACTGCAGCAATTTTTACTCCTCAAACGCACCCAGTACCATATCAACCTGCTACATCAATATATGAAAACATGGCTTTAGAATCTTCACTTCAATCTGATGTTTCTGCTTTCAG CTTGCAAGATATCCAGAATGCTCGAGGAATAGCAGATGTGTTATCTGAGATGCTCAATGCATTGGATCCCAAGAACCCAGAG GACTTAAGACAAGAAGTTATTGTTGACCTTGTTGAACAGTGCCATTCTTATAAAAAGCATGTCATGCTTCTCGTGAATAGTACTGG GGATGAAGAGCTGCTTTTTCAAGGTCTGGCACTGAATGATGACATTCAGCTTGTACTTGAACGACATGATAATATGTCGAAGGGAACTGCTCCAAGTGTCAGGGCCCCAGTTGCTTCACCTGTACCTCTTGTTAATGTAATCTATGAGGCTGATCAGCTTGAGGATGATTTCTCCGAGCTATCTCTCAG GACTTCAAGAGATAATGCAACAGCACATGGTCGGAAAGCTTCTACCGCCAAAAGTCGAAGCCCTTTTCTTCCTCCACCTCAACCATCAAAGCCAATCAGCACAGACGCAAGCAGAGTAAATTATTCAAGTGGTGATGTTTTCAGATCAGAACAAGCACTGGATGCTCCTGCTGACCCACCTGTGCCACCTGCTACTTTATCACCTGTCATCCCTTCTGCTTCAGCTCCATCTTTGGAGTCTGATGAACTGCCCAGGTATGATGAACCTATTCAAGCAGCAAAATTCAGCACAGACCAACTTCCAAAGGTTCCTCGGGAACATCAGCCTTCTGGTTTATTACCACCTCCCCCATCAAAATACGGCCAAAGACAGCAGTTCTTTGAGCAGCAGAAGCATGGCTTATCTGGTGGTGACTCTGGTGTATCTTTCAATGGATCGTTAGATCAAAACCGGAGCCTCTATTCTAATCAAGAAAATACCAGTTTGGGCCCAAAACATGATCAACAACATTTGGAAGGGCAGAACGTGTCACCATCAACCAAACAAATGAAACCTGAGGATGCACTCTTCAAAGATTTGGTTGACTTTGCAAAGGCCAAATCATCTTCACCAACCAAACCGTCCAACAGTCATAGAACACGCTAA